The Aeromonas jandaei genomic interval GAGGCCGGTTAACAGGCGTAGGGTGCAACAAGCGCAGCGCATTGCACCGCGCTAACAGCCCCCAGCCTATTCGGGGCAAAGATCGGGCGAGTTGTTATCTCACAGCCACTCCCTCGCCCACCCCATGGCGAGATCAGATTGTCGCACCTATGCAACAAGCACCATCGACATGGTTGCATAGGTGAAAAAATCATGGCGAATGCAACAGCAGGCTGCACCCATCCCTATCGGGAAAAGGTTTTATATTGAAGGCCCGATAGTGAGTATTTCACCGTAATAACACCTTATTTCTCGAACGTCCGATTACGCTTTGCTAATTGAACCTACAGGTATATTGATGTCTTATCAACCTTTGCCAAGGATATAACAATGGTAAAAAAATTAAAAATCACACAATCAGATTATTATCTTACCTTACCATCATTCAGTATAGAAACAGGTGATATTTGGACCAACATTCCAACACTTGGCCTTCTTGACATAGAGATTTCTAACGCAATAATAATTAATCCATCTTGTGATTTAGCACAAGAGAAAACTAGGATAATCACACTTCTTCCAATAATAAAAATAAAGGACTACATTTATTCACCTGAATTTTATCATGAGATGCAAAAAGATTTTTCAAAACTTTTCTCAGAATACAATTTAAAATATGATCGATATAACCTACCACAATATACCGACATACTTAAAATTATAGAGGATCTCAGTGCAGATAAGGCAAACAAAAAGATTAACAATAAGCTCAAAGAGTTCGCCAAATATATTACATATCAAAGAACGCCACAAAAAAACAATAAACCTGACGTTTCAAAAATAATAAACATCAAAGCTGTAATCGAAAAAATTATAAAAAACTCTTATTCATCAGACATTCACTACCTTCCTCCAGATAACGAGCACCCCGCTCACTCAACGATTGAAGAGCACTCTGTCGCACTATTTAAATACTCAGTTTCATATCCATATGAAATTTTCTACACAGCTATGAGTAGCCTTGAAGAACTTTGGGATGATGATATAAAAAGATTAAGTGCAACTAATAAGACGGCTCAATTTTTTAAGAAATACCCTGTAAATACCTTAACATTAAAAGACGATTTTTTATCAGATTTCATGTCTCGCTATCTGAATATGCATCTTAGATTTGGCTCACGAGACTTTAGCAGTGATGATATCAACTCTTACACACAAGAAATTATTAAGGACTTATAATGTACTTAGCTATTACTCAAGGAATGGCAGAATGGCTTCTGCCGAAAACAAGCTTAATAAATAGCATCTGCGAATCATTCGTAAAGACTGATACGCAACACCAAAAAAGCTTTACTATATCAGAGGGCCCAATAAGGATTTCATTCTCGAGCAAAGATGACATGATCTCTATGTGGCATGAAGATTATCTCATAGGAAATGGTGATGAATCTGTAGGCCTAATAAAAATACATGGTGATATGTCACTACAAAATTACCAATCATTCTCAAGAGAGTCATTGGAACGCGCTATATACATAATAAACCAGAGACTCCAAGGATTATTGATTGACGGTGCATTCTATCACAGGAAGCATGCTGAAAATATACATACTCTTATTGCCGGAAGAGGTAGCGAAGCAAGACAATACAGTCTAAGTTATTATGACTCCATAGATGATGGCGAATATGACATAAAAAGAAATATATTAATAATAGGCCCGAGTGATAGTTTTAAAAGCTTAGTTACCAGCACTGAAAAACATAAAGGAATAATAGCTTCGCTTACAAATAAAGCAAACCAATTGATCTCATCTCCGTTTCAAGAAACACCAAAACTAGATGATTTAATCGCACTGAAAGATAAAATAAAACTATTCTTCACCGAACCACGCAAGCACGACTTCTCTGATATAGAAGTAAAAACCTCTTCTCATGTTATAAATGATGAAGCTATCTATAAAACATTAAATAACTCATATGAATCATGGATGGATGAATCGAGCCAACTAACTGATACTCAAAGGCGAATATTGAATTCAGAAGCATTAGACTGCTATCCGATCAGGATTATTGGTCCTGGCGGTTCTGGGAAAACATTATTAATGCAGCTTCTCGCCGTACATAAGCTCTACACTAAACATAAAGCAGGTCACACCCCAAATATATTATACGTAGTTCATAGTGATAAAATGAGGTCAAAGGTAATTAATCGTTTCGAAACATTGCTAGTTGACAATCAAGAACTTATGGCAAACATCGTTGTTACAACACTATCTGAATATTCCAGAAAGAAACTTGATTTAGATATACAGTCAATCCTTGATCCCGATGCCACAGATGCAAAAAAATTCCAATTAGAGCAAGTGGAAGCTGCATTGAAAGATGTAAGTAATGCGCAGAATACAGTTGTTGAAAACAGTCCTTTTTTATCATCAATATTTAATAACTCTAATCTGGTAAAAGTTTTCTCAGTTATGGTTTTAGCTGAGATATCTATAGCAATTAAAGGCCATGGACTGGAAGATAGCAAAAGAAGATATGTTGAATCAGACCGTTCCTTTAGTCGTTTACATGGTGTATTAAATGCGTCTGAAAGGGACTTTATATTCAGTGTCTTTGAAAACTATCACAATAACGTTTTCGAAACATATAATGTGTTGGATCCTGATGATTTAGCAATTTCGCTTTATGGAAGTTTAAAAACTCCCATATGGAGAATGAAAAGAAAGAACGAAGGTTTTGATTATGTCTTTGTTGATGAAGCACAACTATTCAATGAAAATGAACGGCGTCTTTTTTCACTACTATCTAAACAAACAAATTCTCACATCCCCATAGCATTAGCACTTGATGAAGCTCAAAGCTTTTATGGACAGAATAGTTCTGGCTTTGCGACTCTTGGTATATTAGACATAAGTAATGAGCGACTAGAGTCTATTCATCGCTCATCAAAAGATATTGCAAAACTTGCTTTTTTCATTATTCAAAGAAGTACAAATTTGTTTAGCTCTGACTTTCCTGACTTCACTCAGATAAACGAGTTTAGAGAAAACAATCGATGTCATAAACCAAAAATAGAAAAAGAAGGAAATGAATCCCCTTCATTTGAACGTTTCTTAGTCAGAAAAATAAGAGAGCTAAGACGGGAAAACATTCGTCAGATAGCCGTCATCTGTCATCTTGAGTCTTATTGGGACGATATAGAGAAGGCATTATCAAATACCGATCTACCATTGCAAATTTTAAGAGAAAGGGGAGAAAAAATAAGATCTGAACAACCAACGGTTGTATTGTGCAGACCCGCACAAGTGGGAGGCCAAGAGTTTGATGCTGTTATCATCATTGGGTTAGAAAAAGGAGCCTTATCTTTAAGTGACAACCCCGCCCTAAGCTCAGCCATTGAACAACAGATGATTAGAGAAGCTTATTTGTCTGTTACGAGAGCCAAACAAAACGTCATATTTGCAATACCTAAGCTAGCAACTGAAAATGATATATTATCGGATGCGGTAAGTGCTGGATTACTGGATAAATAAATTCATTGCAACATGTATTTATTATTACAATGGGAGTTTATCCCCCTCAGACAGAAGGGGATTTTAAATCATCAAAAACCTCCATTATAGTTATTAACTATATATTTAAAGAGTTATCAAATAAAAACCGCAGCCTTGGCTGCGGTTTTTTTATTCCTGACTTCTATTTCCCCAACCCCTTGCACTGCTCTCCCCCTGCGGCGGGATAGGCGGTGAGCGTCTCATAGAGGGCGGCGCGCAGGCTGCCGGATTGGCAGAAATCACAGCTGCCGCCGGCGTCAATATCGGTGATGCGGGCGCCCTGCGGCCCGTCCAGTACCAGATAGGTACTGACAAAACGGTAGGTGCCGCTGGGGGCGTCAAGCGGGGTGCCCGACTCGCCAAAGGTGAAGCGCACCTTGACCTCGCTGCGATCCCGGCTGCCGGCGATGGCGCGCGACGAGAGGATCTCCGAGCCCAGCAGGTTATCCCAGGCGTTGGGCAGGAAGGGGTTGCCCTCGACAAAGGGGGGCTTCTCGTCGGGGGCCTGGCGGGTGGCTATTTCGCGCGCCCTGGAGGCGGCATTGAGCAGGCAGAGCAGCTCGGGGGAGACGATAGTGGGCAGCGCGCCGCCAAGATCGCTCTGATAGAGGCCGCTCGGTTTGACTGCGCGCTCCCAGTCAAGAAACTGGGCCACCTTGGCCCTGGCGCGGGCACTGGCGGCCGGATCGAGTTTGCCGCTGGTGGTGGTGCCCGCATGGGCCGGGGCGATCAGGGCCGCCGCAGAGAGGGCCAGTGCCAGCACGGGCCAGCGATGTATCTTCATGGTGCCATCTTCCTTATGTTCGCTTGCATGGGCCGCGCCTTGAACCAAGCGCCGGGCCCTGAAAAAAAGAGCGCAGCCCAAGGGCTGCGCTCTGCGTCAGGTCGTCAACCGGCGGGCCTTAGGCACGGCGCCAGCTGGTCTTGCCGGCGCTGTCTTCTAGCACGATACCCATCTCGGTGAGACGGTTGCGGGCGGCATCAGCGGCGGCCCAGTTCTTGTCGGCACGGGCCTGATTGCGCTCGGCGATCAGGCGCTCGATTTCGGCAACCTCTTCGTCCGCTTCGTCACCCTTCAAGAAGGCATCCGGATCCTGTTGCAGGATGCCGAGCACGGCGCCCAGCTCGCGCAGACGGGCGCCCAGCGCGGCGGCAACGGCCATATCTTCACCCTTCTGGCGGTTGATCTCGCGCACCAGATCGAACAGGGCGGAGTAGGCTTCCGGGGTGTTGAAGTCGTCATCCATCGCCTCTTTGAAGCGCGCCACCTGCTCGTCGCCACCGGCAGCAGCGGCCAGCGGCAGATCGCGCAGGGCGGTGTACATGCGCTCCAGCGCGGCGCGGGCTTGCTTCAAGTTATCTTCCGAGTAGTTGAGCTGGCTGCGGTAGTGGCCAGACATCAGGAAGTAACGGACGGTTTCGGCGTCGTAGTGAGCCAAAACGTCGCGGATGGTGAAGAAGTTGCCAAGGGATTTGGACATCTTCTCTTTATCCACCATCACCATGCCGCTGTGCATCCAGGTGTTGACGTAGTCGCCACCGTGAGCGCAGCAGGACTGGGCGATCTCGTTCTCGTGGTGCGGGAACTGCAGATCGGAGCCGCCGCCGTGGATGTCGAAGTGGTTGCCAAGGTGCTTGGAGTTCATGGCGGAGCACTCGATGTGCCAGCCAGGACGGCCCGGGCCCCAGGGGCTTTCCCAGGTCGGCTCGCCCGGCTTGGACATCTTCCACAGCACGAAGTCCAGGGGGTTGCGCTTGGCATCCACCACGTCAACGCGGGCACCGGCTTGCAGCTGCTCCAGATCCTGACCGGAGAGCTTGCCGTAGTCGGCGTAGGATTCGACGATAAACATCACGTCGCCGTTGTCCGCCACGTAGGCGTGCTCTTTTTCCAGCAGGGATTGCACCAGCTCGATGATCTCTTCGATGTGCTGGGTGGCGCGCGGTTCGATATCCGGGCGCACCATGCCGAGGGCGTCGAAGTCGGCGTGCATGTCGCCGATCAGACGCTCGGTCAGCTCGTCGCAGGTCACTTGGGTCTCGGCGGCACGCTTGATGATCTTGTCATCCACGTCGGTGATGTTGCGCACATAGGTGAGGTCATAACCGGCGTAACGCAGGTAGCGAGCTACCACATCAAAGGCGACGAAGGTGCGGCCGTGGCCGATATGACAGTGATCGTAGATGGTGACACCACACACATACATGCCCACCTTGCCCGGGTGGATAGGTTTGAATTCTTCTTTTTGACGAGTGAGTGTGTTGTATATCTTCAGCATCTTCTAACCACTGCCTGTGAGTAAAATGGTTGGTCATGATACCCCGTTCAGGGGCAGAAAACGAGGCAGAAAACGTGGCCAATCCCGCCTGCCAGCACGGTTACGGCGCCTGAGAGACTATGCCGCCAGCCCCTGATGGGCTAGAATTGCCACCACTTTATGCCATACACCTGCGGGCACTTCGTCGTCCGCATCAAATGAAAGGACATATCATGGTCACTCTGCACACCAATCACGGCGACATCACCCTCACCCTGAATGCTGAAAAAGCCCCGGAAACCGTGGCCAACTTCCTGCAATACTGCCGTGACGGTCACTACGACAACACCATTTTCCACCGCGTTATCGACGGCTTCATGATCCAGGGCGGCGGCTATGCTCCGGGCTTTGAAGAGAAAGACACCCGCGCCCCCATCAAGAACGAAGCGGCCAATGGCCTCTCCAACAAGATCGGCACCATCGCCATGGCCCGCACCATGGAGCCGCACTCTGCCAGCGCCCAGTTCTTCATCAACGTGAACAACAACGACTTCCTCGACTTCAAATCCGCTACCACTCAGGGCTTCGGCTACTGCGTATTCGGTGAAGTGACCGCCGGCATGGACGTGGTCAACAAGATCAAGGGCGTCAAGACCGGCAACTACGGCCGTATCCACCAGGACGTTCCGACCGAAGACGTGGTGATCACCAAGGTGACCCTTGCTGACTGATCTCTGCCGACTCGGCACTGACAAAACTGCGGCCCCGGCCGCAGTTTTTCCATCTGCCTCCCCCACTGCCAGCCCAAACTGGCGCCGCCTCGACTATCTGGCCCACGGCAACCCGCGCCAGCGCTCGGCCCATGCCCTGCTCACCGCCGGTGTGTGGGATGAGCTGGCCGCGCAGTGCGCCGATATGGCGCTGGTGAGCACGCTCGCCATCGGCCTCGATCGGCCGGGCAGCGATCTCGATATCCTCTGCCAGCATCCCAATCCGGCGGCGTTTGCCGCTACGCTTGCAGCCCAAGGTTGGCTGGCAAGCGCCAAAGGCGACAATATCTGGCTGCTTGAGCGCACCTTTTCCCGCCTCGAGCAGCACAGTGCCGATAGCGATTGCGACAAGAGCGAGGCCTGCTGGCCAGTGGAGCTGTATGTCACCCCTGCCCCCATCGAGACGCAGAATGGCTGGCGCCACCTCACTCTGATGGCGGCCCTGCTCGAGCGCTTTGGCGATGCTTTCTACCGCGAAGTGCTGCGCCTGCGTCTTGAAGAGGGACTGAAAGGGGAAGCGGCCATGTGCCGGTTGCTGGGGCTGACGGGCGATCCTTATGCAGCGCTGCTGACGCTGGAGGGGCAGGATCTGGCCCATCTGGTGTGGCCCGCCGCTATCGCGACTCCCGAAGCGGATGCGACCAGCAGCAACGGCTCGGCCATGCGTACCCTCTTTATCAGCGATATTCACCTGTGCAGCGATCGGCCCGACATGACCGCCGCACTGGTGCACTTTCTGACCAAGGAGGCGGTGGGCGCCGATGCCCTCTATGTGCTCGGCGATCTCTTCGAATTCTGGATTGGCGATGATGATCCCAATCCGCTCCACCAGGAGATGGCTGACGCTTTTCTGGCCCTGAGCCAGCAGAATGTGCCCATCTACTTTATCCACGGCAACCGCGACTTTCTGCTGGGCCAAGAGTTTGCCAAGCGCGCGGGGATGACCCTGCTGGGGGATCCGTGCGTTATCGAACTCTATGGCGAGCGGGTGGTGCTGAGCCACGGCGATCTGCTCTGCACCCTGGATGAGGGATATCAGAAGTTTCGTCGCATCACCCAGCTCAAGTGGCTGCGCTGGCTGTTCCTGCGCCTGCCGCTCGCCCGCCGTCAGGCCATCGCCCGCAAGATGCGCGGCCAAAGCCAGATGGAGAACGCCCACAAGAGCCAGCGCATCATGGATGTGACGCCAGCTGCCGTTGACGAGATTCTGCGCCAGCACGGCTGCAAGGTGATGATCCACGGCCACACCCACAGACCCGCCATCCACCACTTCCAGCTCGATGGCGCGCCTGCCCGGCGCATCGTGCTGGGTGACTGGTTCGAGCAGGGCTCGGTGCTGGTCTGGCGCCCCGGCGAGCAACTGCTGGAGACAAGGCCACTGGCAGCCGCGAGCTGACAGCAGGTTCACAAGGCATCCATAAAGAGAGGGGCGCGTCAGCAGTGACGCGCCCCTTGTTCATGGGCAAAACAGGCGCTTGGCTCAAAGAGGCGCGGCCGTCGCCGCATCTCCTGCGTCATAACAAGTCCGACAGCTTGTGACCAGCCAAGGGGTTGGAGCCCTTCGCATCGCCAGCCGCATCCCTATAATGTGCCCCTCACATAAACAGAGAGGAGTGACTCATGGGTTTCATCACCTGGATTATTTTGGGATTGCTGGTTGGCATG includes:
- a CDS encoding UvrD-helicase domain-containing protein, translating into MYLAITQGMAEWLLPKTSLINSICESFVKTDTQHQKSFTISEGPIRISFSSKDDMISMWHEDYLIGNGDESVGLIKIHGDMSLQNYQSFSRESLERAIYIINQRLQGLLIDGAFYHRKHAENIHTLIAGRGSEARQYSLSYYDSIDDGEYDIKRNILIIGPSDSFKSLVTSTEKHKGIIASLTNKANQLISSPFQETPKLDDLIALKDKIKLFFTEPRKHDFSDIEVKTSSHVINDEAIYKTLNNSYESWMDESSQLTDTQRRILNSEALDCYPIRIIGPGGSGKTLLMQLLAVHKLYTKHKAGHTPNILYVVHSDKMRSKVINRFETLLVDNQELMANIVVTTLSEYSRKKLDLDIQSILDPDATDAKKFQLEQVEAALKDVSNAQNTVVENSPFLSSIFNNSNLVKVFSVMVLAEISIAIKGHGLEDSKRRYVESDRSFSRLHGVLNASERDFIFSVFENYHNNVFETYNVLDPDDLAISLYGSLKTPIWRMKRKNEGFDYVFVDEAQLFNENERRLFSLLSKQTNSHIPIALALDEAQSFYGQNSSGFATLGILDISNERLESIHRSSKDIAKLAFFIIQRSTNLFSSDFPDFTQINEFRENNRCHKPKIEKEGNESPSFERFLVRKIRELRRENIRQIAVICHLESYWDDIEKALSNTDLPLQILRERGEKIRSEQPTVVLCRPAQVGGQEFDAVIIIGLEKGALSLSDNPALSSAIEQQMIREAYLSVTRAKQNVIFAIPKLATENDILSDAVSAGLLDK
- the cysS gene encoding cysteine--tRNA ligase, with the translated sequence MLKIYNTLTRQKEEFKPIHPGKVGMYVCGVTIYDHCHIGHGRTFVAFDVVARYLRYAGYDLTYVRNITDVDDKIIKRAAETQVTCDELTERLIGDMHADFDALGMVRPDIEPRATQHIEEIIELVQSLLEKEHAYVADNGDVMFIVESYADYGKLSGQDLEQLQAGARVDVVDAKRNPLDFVLWKMSKPGEPTWESPWGPGRPGWHIECSAMNSKHLGNHFDIHGGGSDLQFPHHENEIAQSCCAHGGDYVNTWMHSGMVMVDKEKMSKSLGNFFTIRDVLAHYDAETVRYFLMSGHYRSQLNYSEDNLKQARAALERMYTALRDLPLAAAAGGDEQVARFKEAMDDDFNTPEAYSALFDLVREINRQKGEDMAVAAALGARLRELGAVLGILQQDPDAFLKGDEADEEVAEIERLIAERNQARADKNWAAADAARNRLTEMGIVLEDSAGKTSWRRA
- a CDS encoding peptidylprolyl isomerase, whose translation is MVTLHTNHGDITLTLNAEKAPETVANFLQYCRDGHYDNTIFHRVIDGFMIQGGGYAPGFEEKDTRAPIKNEAANGLSNKIGTIAMARTMEPHSASAQFFINVNNNDFLDFKSATTQGFGYCVFGEVTAGMDVVNKIKGVKTGNYGRIHQDVPTEDVVITKVTLAD
- the lpxH gene encoding UDP-2,3-diacylglucosamine diphosphatase, coding for MRTLFISDIHLCSDRPDMTAALVHFLTKEAVGADALYVLGDLFEFWIGDDDPNPLHQEMADAFLALSQQNVPIYFIHGNRDFLLGQEFAKRAGMTLLGDPCVIELYGERVVLSHGDLLCTLDEGYQKFRRITQLKWLRWLFLRLPLARRQAIARKMRGQSQMENAHKSQRIMDVTPAAVDEILRQHGCKVMIHGHTHRPAIHHFQLDGAPARRIVLGDWFEQGSVLVWRPGEQLLETRPLAAAS